In Halopseudomonas nanhaiensis, a single window of DNA contains:
- the mscL gene encoding large-conductance mechanosensitive channel protein MscL: protein MSLLSEFKSFAMRGNVIDMAVGIIIGAAFNKVVSSLVADIFMPPLGMLIGGVDFVDLAVVLRAAEGDQAAVTLGYGLFIKNVIDFLIIALAVFVAVKVINSMRRKEADVPPPPNPPTKQEILLTEIRDLLKAPERD, encoded by the coding sequence ATGAGCCTGCTTAGTGAATTCAAGAGCTTCGCCATGCGTGGCAATGTCATCGACATGGCAGTCGGTATCATCATTGGCGCTGCGTTCAACAAGGTCGTTTCTTCCCTGGTCGCTGACATCTTCATGCCCCCCCTGGGGATGCTCATAGGCGGGGTCGACTTCGTCGATCTGGCGGTGGTGTTGCGCGCAGCGGAGGGGGACCAGGCCGCCGTCACGCTGGGCTACGGCCTGTTCATCAAGAACGTGATCGATTTCCTGATCATCGCCCTGGCTGTGTTTGTCGCGGTCAAGGTGATCAACAGCATGCGTCGCAAGGAAGCCGATGTCCCACCGCCACCGAACCCGCCGACGAAGCAGGAAATCCTGCTGACCGAGATTCGCGACCTGCTCAAGGCGCCGGAGCGCGACTGA
- a CDS encoding ATP-binding protein, translated as MTNQAAPQRLSPDQLTAPIDLDSLGFVTTDDLEPFRGILGQDRAVEALQFGVAMHRPGYNVFVMGEPGTGRFSYVMHYLRAEAKRQISPEDCVYVNNFEEPREPWVLNLSPGTAGELLADIEQLIDNLMATFPAVFEHPAFQQKKSAIDRAFNQRYDKAIDTVERRALEHSIAVYRDAQNIAFTPMKDGKALDEAEFAQLPESEREQFHRDIAHLEEVLNESLASLPQWKRESSNHLRELNEQTINEAIGPLLDPLLQRYEGNPRVCDYLQAMRHNLLKTVIDQLVEERALEARPDAYKKLLLTEQYSPSLIVGHPAGGGAPVVHEPHPSYDNLFGRTEYSSEQGALVTSYRHIRPGALHRANGGYLVIEAEKLLGEPFVWEALKRALHSRQLKTESPWAELGRLTTVTLTPQVIPLSVKLVLIGSRHVYYTLQDLDPDFQEMFRVLVDFDEDLPRTTDSIEGMAQLLKTRTSEEGLAPLTAAAVARVLTYSARLADHQARLSARISDIFQLVAEADFIRQLAGDPLTDTGHIERALRAKETRTGRVSARIREDMLSGVILIDTDGAAVGKCNGLTVLEVGDSVFGVPARISATVYPGGNGIVDIEREVNLGQPIHSKGVMILTGYLGSRFAQNFPLEISASIALEQSYGYVDGDSASLGEVCALISALSRTPLKQSFAITGSINQFGEVQAVGGVNDKIEGFFRLCQARGLTGQQGAIVPHSNVPNLMLDQSVLDAVKAGQFAIYAVRHVDEAMTLLSGQEVGTANDRGEYPAGSVNALVVERLREIFERNQEREEDGEDSPGKD; from the coding sequence ATGACCAACCAAGCCGCCCCGCAGCGCCTTTCCCCCGATCAGCTCACCGCGCCCATCGATCTCGATAGCCTCGGCTTCGTCACGACCGACGATCTGGAGCCGTTTCGTGGCATCCTCGGGCAGGACCGGGCGGTCGAAGCGTTGCAGTTTGGCGTGGCGATGCACCGGCCGGGCTACAACGTCTTCGTCATGGGTGAACCGGGCACGGGGCGGTTTTCATACGTCATGCATTATCTGCGTGCGGAAGCCAAGCGGCAGATCTCCCCGGAGGATTGCGTCTACGTCAACAATTTCGAGGAGCCACGCGAGCCGTGGGTGCTCAATCTCTCGCCGGGGACCGCCGGCGAGTTGCTCGCCGACATCGAGCAGTTGATCGACAACCTGATGGCCACCTTTCCGGCTGTTTTCGAGCATCCGGCATTTCAGCAGAAGAAGAGCGCGATCGATCGGGCATTCAATCAGCGCTATGACAAGGCCATCGATACCGTCGAGCGCCGTGCGCTGGAGCACAGCATTGCGGTCTACCGCGATGCGCAGAATATCGCTTTCACGCCGATGAAAGACGGCAAGGCACTGGATGAGGCGGAGTTCGCCCAGCTGCCCGAGTCCGAGCGCGAGCAGTTTCATCGTGATATCGCGCACCTGGAAGAGGTGCTCAACGAGTCCCTGGCCAGCCTGCCGCAGTGGAAGCGCGAATCGAGCAACCACCTGCGCGAACTGAACGAGCAGACCATAAACGAAGCCATCGGTCCGCTGCTCGACCCGTTGCTGCAACGCTACGAAGGCAATCCCCGGGTCTGCGACTATCTGCAGGCCATGCGGCACAACCTGCTCAAGACCGTCATCGATCAACTGGTTGAAGAGCGCGCGCTCGAGGCCAGGCCGGATGCCTACAAGAAGCTGCTGCTCACCGAGCAATACTCGCCGAGTCTGATTGTCGGTCATCCTGCCGGCGGCGGTGCGCCAGTGGTACATGAGCCGCACCCGTCCTACGACAATCTCTTCGGCCGTACCGAATACAGCTCCGAGCAGGGCGCGCTGGTCACCAGCTACAGGCACATCCGTCCGGGTGCGCTGCACCGTGCGAACGGCGGTTATCTGGTCATAGAAGCGGAGAAACTGCTGGGCGAGCCCTTCGTCTGGGAGGCGCTCAAGCGTGCCCTACATTCCAGGCAGTTGAAAACCGAATCGCCCTGGGCTGAGCTGGGTCGGTTGACCACGGTAACCCTGACGCCTCAGGTCATCCCGCTCTCGGTGAAGCTGGTACTGATCGGCTCGCGGCACGTGTATTACACGCTGCAGGACCTCGATCCGGACTTCCAGGAAATGTTTCGCGTACTGGTGGACTTCGATGAAGATCTCCCGCGAACCACCGATAGCATCGAGGGCATGGCGCAACTGCTCAAGACCCGAACTTCGGAGGAAGGTCTGGCACCGCTGACGGCCGCGGCAGTGGCTCGCGTACTGACCTACAGCGCACGGCTTGCCGACCATCAGGCACGGCTATCGGCGCGCATCAGTGACATCTTCCAGTTGGTTGCAGAGGCGGACTTCATTCGCCAGCTTGCCGGCGATCCCCTGACAGATACCGGACATATCGAGCGCGCGCTGCGCGCCAAGGAAACCCGCACCGGGCGTGTCAGTGCACGCATCCGCGAAGATATGCTCTCCGGCGTCATCCTGATTGACACGGACGGCGCGGCGGTGGGCAAGTGCAACGGTCTTACCGTGCTCGAGGTTGGGGACTCGGTATTCGGCGTGCCTGCTCGTATCAGTGCCACGGTCTACCCGGGCGGCAATGGCATCGTGGATATCGAGCGCGAGGTCAACCTTGGTCAGCCGATCCACTCCAAGGGTGTGATGATTCTGACGGGCTATCTGGGCAGCCGCTTCGCGCAGAACTTTCCGCTGGAGATTTCTGCCAGCATCGCGCTTGAACAATCCTACGGTTATGTCGATGGCGATAGCGCATCCCTGGGCGAAGTGTGCGCGCTGATATCGGCATTGTCGCGAACGCCGCTCAAGCAATCGTTTGCCATCACCGGTTCGATCAACCAGTTCGGGGAGGTTCAGGCTGTCGGTGGCGTGAACGACAAGATCGAAGGGTTTTTCCGGTTGTGCCAGGCCCGCGGCCTGACTGGCCAGCAGGGCGCCATCGTGCCGCATTCCAATGTCCCCAATCTGATGCTCGATCAGTCGGTACTCGATGCGGTGAAGGCCGGACAGTTCGCGATCTATGCGGTACGCCATGTTGACGAGGCGATGACGCTGCTTTCGGGTCAGGAAGTGGGCACGGCCAATGATCGCGGCGAGTATCCGGCTGGCAGCGTCAACGCCCTGGTGGTCGAGCGGCTGCGTGAGATATTCGAGCGAAACCAGGAACGCGAGGAAGATGGCGAAGACTCGCCGGGCAAAGACTGA
- a CDS encoding TIGR00645 family protein, with protein MEKFFENLMYSARWILAPIYLGLSLALLALAVKFFQEVFHLLPNILAVAEADLILVVLSLVDMALVGGLLVMVMISGYENFVSQLDIDEGKEKLSWLGKMDSSSLKMKVAASIVAISSIHLLKVFMNAINIDNDKLMWYVIIHMTFVLSAFGMGLLDKLTHKS; from the coding sequence ATGGAAAAGTTTTTCGAGAATCTGATGTACTCAGCGCGCTGGATTCTGGCGCCGATCTATCTGGGTCTGTCCCTTGCGTTGCTGGCACTGGCGGTCAAGTTTTTCCAGGAAGTCTTTCACCTGCTGCCCAACATTCTCGCCGTAGCCGAGGCCGATCTGATCCTCGTGGTGCTGTCGTTGGTCGATATGGCGCTGGTCGGCGGCCTGTTGGTGATGGTGATGATTTCAGGCTACGAAAACTTCGTCTCGCAGCTGGACATTGATGAAGGCAAGGAGAAACTCAGCTGGCTTGGCAAGATGGATTCCAGCTCGCTGAAGATGAAAGTCGCCGCATCGATCGTGGCGATCTCGTCCATTCACCTGCTCAAGGTGTTCATGAACGCGATCAATATCGATAACGACAAGCTCATGTGGTACGTGATCATTCACATGACCTTCGTGCTCTCGGCGTTCGGCATGGGACTGCTGGACAAGCTGACCCACAAAAGCTGA
- the pap gene encoding polyphosphate:AMP phosphotransferase: MSEDALPGKELKKLDAALTEALLNAQYELRQSGRGPLLVLISGNDFAGKAEAIYAFYKRLDNRHLNTRAFSLPTGLDRDMPRLWRYWRSLPPAGEIGFYLGSWYHQPLMQYSRGEISREQFDQQMLQLLRFEQLLVDDGVGIIKLWLHLTPQHGGQQQSLVEPGEQSVAMREWGDFSAADYEDVRAGAARMRELTSTDESPWHQVLSHDPDYRDIRIGELVLDACVRVLERTDAEEALQWIGSPERRQDQLDFSLALKKSDYKEQLEHYQTRLRELIRHSGFAQRSLLLVFEGTDAAGKGGSIRRITECLDPRQLRVHGTSAPTPEERSHPYLWRFWRRIPRPGTVVVFDRSHYGRVLVERVEEFISPNDWRRAYAEINDFERQLAEAGTAIIKFWLSISADEQLRRFQAREQTPVKRYKLTDEDWRNRAQWPAYQQAMNDMVARTSTRQAPWHLIPAEDKRYARIETLRIVCESLETALGLR; encoded by the coding sequence ATGAGCGAAGACGCGCTACCTGGAAAAGAACTGAAGAAACTGGACGCAGCGTTGACCGAAGCGCTGCTCAACGCCCAGTACGAGCTGCGCCAGTCCGGGCGCGGTCCGTTGCTGGTACTGATCAGCGGCAACGACTTCGCCGGCAAGGCCGAGGCGATCTACGCCTTTTACAAGCGGCTGGACAATCGCCATCTGAACACCCGTGCCTTCAGTCTGCCCACCGGCCTCGACCGCGACATGCCGCGCCTGTGGCGCTACTGGCGAAGCTTACCCCCTGCTGGCGAAATCGGATTTTACCTCGGGTCCTGGTACCACCAGCCGTTGATGCAGTACAGCCGTGGCGAGATCAGCCGCGAGCAGTTTGATCAACAGATGCTCCAACTGCTGCGCTTCGAACAGCTACTGGTCGATGACGGCGTTGGCATCATCAAGCTCTGGCTGCACCTCACCCCGCAACACGGCGGGCAGCAGCAGTCGCTCGTGGAGCCTGGCGAACAATCGGTCGCCATGCGCGAATGGGGCGATTTCAGCGCCGCGGACTACGAGGATGTGAGAGCGGGCGCCGCTCGGATGCGCGAGCTCACCTCGACGGACGAGTCGCCCTGGCATCAGGTGCTCAGTCATGATCCTGATTACCGCGATATACGCATTGGCGAACTGGTGCTCGATGCCTGCGTGAGAGTGCTCGAGCGTACCGATGCCGAAGAGGCCCTCCAATGGATCGGCTCGCCCGAGCGCCGCCAGGATCAGCTGGACTTCAGCCTTGCGCTCAAGAAGTCCGACTACAAGGAGCAACTCGAACACTATCAGACTCGCCTCCGCGAGCTGATCCGCCACAGCGGATTCGCACAGCGCAGCCTACTACTGGTGTTCGAAGGAACCGATGCGGCTGGCAAGGGCGGCTCGATCCGACGCATCACCGAATGTCTGGATCCGCGGCAGCTACGAGTGCACGGCACCAGCGCGCCCACGCCCGAAGAGCGGAGCCATCCGTACCTGTGGCGGTTCTGGCGCCGCATCCCCAGACCCGGGACAGTCGTGGTGTTCGATCGCAGCCACTATGGCCGGGTGCTGGTCGAGCGCGTGGAGGAATTTATCTCCCCCAACGACTGGCGCCGCGCCTATGCCGAAATCAATGACTTCGAGCGCCAGCTCGCCGAAGCCGGCACCGCGATTATCAAGTTCTGGCTTTCGATCAGCGCCGACGAGCAACTGCGCCGCTTTCAAGCGCGCGAGCAGACTCCGGTCAAGCGCTACAAGCTGACCGACGAAGATTGGCGCAACCGCGCGCAGTGGCCCGCCTACCAGCAGGCCATGAATGACATGGTAGCGCGCACCTCCACACGCCAAGCCCCGTGGCATCTCATCCCGGCCGAGGACAAGCGCTATGCGCGCATCGAAACGCTGCGCATCGTCTGCGAAAGCCTTGAGACCGCGCTTGGGTTGCGCTAG
- a CDS encoding methyltransferase: MHSCDTPFGTVQLDRYPPTRNPTLLPFDAADLYLLNALAEDGDSTHRVLVVNDQFGALGCALAGMTPVSWGDSHLAERALGHNLQLNQRPADSVTFLGSQTLPSGSFDRVLMRIPKSLALFEQQLTRLRPLLAPGARVIAGSMIKHLPPSAGDLLARHIGPYQASLGWKKARLLTATFDPELAPPTAHLEARYPIPEAGIDLVNLPGVFSRERLDIGTRALLPHIPADETVQHIIDLGCGNGALGIVAALRNRQASVTFIDESYAAVASAERNTATAGLDQARFVIADGLSEAAPRSADLILCNPPFHQQQVVGDEIAQRLFRQSHRALAPGGRLIIVGNRHLGYHVALKRLFGNVEQLTANAKFVVLQARQR; encoded by the coding sequence ATGCACAGCTGCGATACACCGTTCGGCACCGTTCAGCTCGATCGCTACCCACCGACTCGCAATCCGACGTTGCTGCCGTTCGATGCGGCGGACCTGTATCTGCTGAACGCTTTGGCCGAAGACGGGGACTCGACGCATCGAGTACTCGTCGTGAACGACCAGTTCGGCGCGCTGGGCTGCGCCCTGGCTGGCATGACGCCGGTCAGCTGGGGTGATTCGCATCTCGCCGAGCGTGCGCTCGGCCACAACCTGCAGCTTAATCAACGGCCCGCCGACAGTGTAACGTTCCTGGGCAGCCAGACCCTTCCTTCCGGTTCGTTTGATCGCGTGCTGATGCGCATACCGAAAAGTCTCGCCCTGTTCGAGCAGCAGCTGACGCGCTTGAGACCATTGCTGGCACCTGGCGCCAGGGTGATTGCCGGATCCATGATCAAGCATCTCCCGCCCAGCGCAGGCGATCTGCTCGCCCGGCACATCGGCCCCTACCAGGCATCGCTGGGCTGGAAGAAAGCACGCCTGCTGACGGCGACATTCGATCCTGAGCTGGCACCGCCCACGGCGCATCTGGAGGCGCGTTATCCGATTCCGGAAGCCGGCATCGACCTGGTGAATCTGCCAGGCGTATTCTCGCGCGAGCGGCTGGATATCGGCACCCGCGCCCTGCTCCCTCACATTCCCGCCGACGAGACCGTGCAGCACATCATCGACCTGGGATGCGGTAACGGCGCACTGGGCATCGTCGCTGCACTGCGCAACCGACAGGCCAGCGTCACGTTCATCGATGAGTCATACGCGGCAGTGGCCTCTGCCGAGCGCAACACGGCTACGGCCGGCCTCGACCAGGCCCGGTTTGTCATCGCCGATGGGCTCAGCGAGGCCGCCCCCCGCAGCGCTGATCTGATCCTCTGCAACCCGCCCTTTCACCAGCAGCAGGTAGTCGGTGACGAGATTGCGCAGCGGCTGTTCCGTCAGAGCCACCGAGCGCTGGCACCCGGCGGACGGCTGATCATCGTAGGCAATCGGCACCTTGGCTACCACGTGGCACTCAAGCGCCTTTTCGGGAACGTCGAGCAACTGACGGCAAACGCAAAATTCGTGGTGCTTCAGGCCAGGCAGCGGTAG
- a CDS encoding EAL domain-containing protein codes for MISASQQPKPCSACQNGQSLGFDFTMAFQPIVDIRDNSIYAYEALVRGLDGSGAGGILAQVNDSNRYSFDQSCRVKAVELAARLNVPCFLSINFMPNAVYQAATCIRATLEAARRVGFPADRLIFEVTENERVVDHGHLKAIMTEYKRQGFMTAIDDFGAGYAGLNLLAEFQPDIIKLDMEIIRDIDQHPVRQAIVQGIIGVARTLNIDIIAEGIESTGELEFLKGLGVHLFQGYLFAKPAFQELPEVNWS; via the coding sequence ATGATTAGCGCATCACAACAACCCAAGCCTTGCTCGGCCTGCCAGAACGGACAATCGCTCGGCTTCGATTTCACCATGGCGTTCCAACCGATCGTCGACATTCGTGACAACTCTATCTACGCCTACGAGGCGCTGGTCCGCGGACTGGATGGTAGCGGTGCCGGGGGGATTCTGGCCCAGGTCAACGACTCGAATCGCTACAGCTTCGATCAGTCCTGCCGGGTCAAGGCCGTCGAGCTGGCCGCTCGGCTCAACGTACCCTGCTTTCTGAGCATCAACTTCATGCCCAACGCGGTCTATCAGGCAGCGACCTGTATTCGCGCCACGCTGGAGGCCGCTCGTCGGGTGGGCTTCCCCGCGGACCGTCTGATCTTCGAGGTGACGGAGAACGAGCGCGTGGTCGACCACGGGCATCTCAAGGCCATCATGACCGAGTACAAGCGACAAGGCTTCATGACCGCCATTGACGATTTCGGTGCCGGCTACGCGGGCCTGAACCTGCTCGCCGAATTCCAGCCGGACATCATCAAGCTGGACATGGAGATCATCCGCGATATCGATCAGCACCCGGTACGCCAGGCAATCGTGCAGGGGATCATCGGGGTGGCCAGAACGCTCAACATCGACATCATCGCTGAAGGGATAGAAAGTACAGGCGAACTCGAATTCCTCAAGGGACTGGGTGTCCATCTGTTTCAGGGCTACCTGTTTGCCAAGCCCGCATTCCAAGAGCTCCCCGAGGTGAACTGGTCCTAG
- a CDS encoding cryptochrome/photolyase family protein produces the protein MAVRNLILVLGDQLSPAISAMRQADPVRDRILMAEVAEEGRYVPHHPQKILFVLSAMRHFAEELRDLGFAVDYVTLDDPSNTGTLLGELDRARTALKPEGILLTRPSEWRLFDLFARQATRWPELMLLEDDRFFCSDQRFARWAAGRKQLRMEYFYREMRREHDFLVDAAGQPEGGQWNLDADNRKALPAGAKPPAQPHFDPDATTREVREQVEAHFADHYGSLDAFDYPVTRRDSELLWEHALEHALPNFGDYQDAMADNEPFLFHARIAAAMNVGLLDPRRICRDVEQAYRAGRIPLNCAEGFIRQILGWREYVRGIYWLMMPDYAERNAFGNRRDLPEFYWNGDTRMNCMKQAIDQTLEHAYAHHIQRLMVTGNFALLAGIEPRQICDWYLAVYMDAYDWVELPNTLGMVMHADGGYLGSKPYCASGQYIKRMSNHCKGCHYKVGEATGERSCPFNSLYWHFLIRHEDRLRSNHRMSMVYRNLDRMDPVKREAVQQWGDHLLARLDAGESL, from the coding sequence ATGGCTGTCCGCAATCTCATCCTGGTTCTGGGCGACCAGCTCAGTCCCGCCATCAGTGCCATGCGCCAGGCCGATCCGGTGCGGGACCGCATTCTCATGGCCGAGGTGGCCGAAGAGGGGCGCTATGTTCCTCACCATCCGCAGAAAATCCTGTTCGTGCTGTCGGCCATGCGGCACTTCGCCGAGGAACTGCGTGATCTCGGATTCGCTGTCGACTACGTGACCCTGGATGACCCATCCAATACCGGAACGTTGCTCGGCGAGCTCGACCGCGCGCGCACTGCGCTGAAGCCCGAGGGCATTCTTCTCACCCGGCCCTCGGAGTGGCGTCTGTTTGATCTGTTCGCCCGTCAGGCTACGCGCTGGCCCGAGCTGATGCTGCTGGAGGACGATCGATTCTTCTGCTCGGATCAGCGCTTTGCCCGCTGGGCCGCTGGCCGCAAGCAGCTGCGCATGGAATATTTCTACCGCGAGATGCGTCGCGAACATGACTTTCTGGTGGACGCAGCAGGGCAACCCGAGGGCGGACAATGGAATCTCGACGCGGACAATCGCAAGGCACTTCCGGCCGGGGCCAAGCCACCGGCGCAACCGCACTTCGACCCGGACGCTACGACCCGAGAGGTACGCGAACAGGTCGAGGCTCATTTCGCCGATCACTACGGCAGCCTTGATGCATTCGACTATCCGGTCACCCGGCGCGACAGCGAGCTGCTCTGGGAGCACGCTCTGGAACATGCGCTGCCGAACTTCGGCGACTACCAGGATGCAATGGCAGACAACGAGCCATTTCTGTTCCACGCCCGCATCGCGGCGGCGATGAACGTCGGCCTGCTCGACCCGCGGCGCATTTGCCGTGATGTTGAACAGGCGTACCGTGCCGGTCGGATACCGCTGAACTGCGCCGAAGGTTTCATCCGGCAGATTCTTGGCTGGCGCGAATATGTACGCGGGATCTACTGGCTGATGATGCCCGACTACGCCGAGCGCAATGCCTTCGGCAACCGGCGCGATCTGCCGGAATTCTACTGGAATGGTGATACCCGCATGAACTGCATGAAACAGGCGATCGATCAGACGCTCGAGCATGCGTATGCCCATCACATCCAGCGTCTGATGGTCACCGGCAACTTCGCGCTGCTGGCCGGTATCGAGCCCAGGCAGATATGCGACTGGTATCTCGCGGTCTACATGGATGCCTATGACTGGGTGGAGCTACCCAACACCCTGGGCATGGTGATGCACGCCGACGGCGGCTATCTCGGCTCCAAGCCGTATTGTGCGAGTGGTCAGTACATCAAGCGCATGTCCAACCACTGCAAGGGGTGTCATTACAAGGTTGGCGAAGCGACCGGCGAGCGCAGCTGCCCCTTCAACTCGCTGTACTGGCATTTCCTGATTCGCCACGAGGACCGGCTGCGCAGCAATCACCGAATGAGCATGGTCTACCGCAATCTGGATCGGATGGATCCGGTCAAACGCGAGGCGGTTCAACAGTGGGGTGACCACTTGCTGGCCCGGCTCGACGCAGGGGAGAGTCTCTGA